The Anabaena sp. PCC 7108 region TAGTGAATAACATGATTTGGTCACGCAATGACGAGCAAAACCGCCAAGGTAGAGAACGCATGGCAACGACTTTAGTTATGTCCATACAACTACCACAAAAATTAGTCACTACCGCTGGCTGGGAGTCAGAAAACGCCCATGAACTTTACTTAGCTACGATAGGTGATAGTCGTGCTTACTGGATAACTCCCAACTATTGCCAATTACTGACAACAGATGATGATATGGCGACAAGGGAAGTATGTTTCGGGCAGAGTTTGTATCGTCAAGCAATTCAAGCACCTAATGCCAATGCCCTCACCCAAGCATTAGGTACAAAAGAAGCCGAATTTCTCAACTTTTCCATCCAGCGCTTGATCTTGGAAGAAGACGGGATTTTATTGCTGTGTTCAGATGGTTTAAGTGATCATGACTGGGTAGAAAAATCTTGGCAAGATTACGCAATTCCACTGTTAACAGGTAAACTATCAGTAGCAGATGCTGCCCAGAAATGGGTGAAGCTGGCAAATGAAAAAAATGGTCAAGATAATACATCTGTTGTTGTCACTCTTTGCCGAATCTCTCAAGCCTTTTTAGTGCCGATTAAACCTGCACCCTTGGTAATAGAACCTATTGAACCTATTGAACCAGCAATAACAGCACCAGAAGTGGAATCTTCAGAACTAGAAGCCCCCACAGTAGAACCATTAGCAGACAGTTCTCAAACCTTGCTGGATTTAGATTTGACAGAGGAACCTGTCGAAACTCCCGTTAAACGACCAAATCAGGGTAAGCTGGTGGTAATGCTGGTTGGGTTTTTAGCTTTGTTGCTAGGAAGTGCAAGTCTAGGTTTATTTGCTTGGTGGCAACTAAATCCCCAATCCTTTGGGCAAGCTTGTCGTCAACTTCCCCAAAAAGTACAGCAATTATGTCCAGAACCCAAATAAGGACGTATTTGACCAACGTCCACATATGGTAAAATTGTCAAAGCGTGAAAAATCAGTAATAGAGTCCGCTCGATGCTGAAAATGACCATCTAACTCTTGATAGGACTATCTTGAGGAACAGTTCATTAAAGCAATTTCAGTAACGGATGGTTGTGGAACAGCAAAAGTTAAATGTAAATTAATGTTATGAAAGTTGGCGATCGCATTCGTGTTAAAGAGTCGGTAGTAGTTTATCATCATCCTGAGCATCGCGGCCAGGCTTTTGACCTCAAAGGTACAGAAGGCGAAATTAACGCTATCGTTACTCAATGGAAAGATAGACCTGTGAGCGCTAACTTTCCCCTGTTAGTCCAGTTTAGTAAAAAATTTAAAGCTCATTTACGCGAAAATGAAATAGAAATCATCTAAATCATTCATTAGCGGCGACGAAACCACTGCATAATATTTAGTTCGCCGCGCATTTTTTCTAAGTCTCTGCGATTTTGGGCTGCGGTTGTATAATACCAATCACAATAACGTTTAAGTTCAGAACGGGTCTGAACTTCGTGATAAAACTCTACAGATGTTTGATGAACTGCAAACATTTCCTGAGTTTCCGTGTGAGGTGATGGGACAATATGTGGTAGTTCTTTACTCATAGGTAATTGGTAATAACTATTCAGTTATTTAAGTTTGACACCAATCTTTCATAACCAACCTCGTAAGCTATAAACAAAATATCCAATATATTCTTTTAAAGCACTGGTAAACTGGTTCAAGCTATCAGTATCAGGTAATAAATTCAGTATAGCGGCTTTGGGAGTGCTGACTAATTCTTGCAATTCACCTCGACTAACTAAAAAGTCAGTTGGTGCAGGGATAACATCAATACCTTGACGCTGAAATATTTTGAGCGATCGCGGCATATGCATGGCAGAAGTTATTAATAATACCTGTTTAATACCACGATATTCGAGAATTTTCTTGACATTTACAGCATTTTGATAAGTGTTTAAAGAATCTGGTTCTTGAATAATTACTTGTGAAGGAATACCAATAGATGTGAGAATAGTAGCCATATCTGCTGATTCTGGAGAACCACTACCACGCCAATCGATGCGGCCGCCACTTAAAATTATCATAGGTGCTTTTTTTTGCAGATAGAGTTGAGCAGCATAAATAACGCGATCGCCCGATTCACTTAAATCCACAGTTGGACGAGGCCAAATACCTGATTTTGTCGCACCACCTAAAACCACAATCGCCTCAGATGCTGGTACTTCCGCAGCAGGGATATTTTGCCATTCTAGCGATCGCACCAGATTTTTAGCCACCCAAGCATTACTACAAACCAATAATAAAATTAAAGATAGACTAATAGCCATTGCCGCAACTCGTGGACGTTTCCACAACGTTACCAAAGCCACTATTAAACTAAGACTAGCTAATCCCAGAGGATAAAAAAACAGAGGCAGTAATTTAGAAAGATATAGAAACATAAACCTAGTCCAAGTTGAGAACTGTAGTTTTTTAAAAGGGAACAGGGAACAGGGAAGAGTATAGAATTTGAGAATAAAACCCGATTAAAAAAACTATGGGTTTCAAAATAGACGCGGTTTAATTAGGTAAGCAACAGGGAAAAAATCAAGTCAGAAGTCCAAATTAAATACAACTAAAAATCACAGATGCTGACTCCTGACTCCTGCATTCGATCACCGCTACCATAGTCTAAAATTGGAACTTCCAGAAGCGCGACGATAACGGCGGACAGGTTTTCTCTTTTGTTGTTTAGTACTCCTCTCATTGGGTATGTCTTCTTGTTCGTCGTCGTCGTCTTCTACCGGCTCAATTCTAGCTTCTTCTTTACTTCTCCACCAAGCAATAATCCAGCCTCCACCGACAGCAGAAAATCCCCCAAATAAGATACTTATCGGTGCAGAATAACCCAAAAATACAAAGAAGAACATGAAAAATAACCAATATTTCAGTGCAGCATCAATGCCATCATTAGAGGCTACATTCGGTATAGGGGGGTTATTTTCGTTGACTGTAGTGAACCATCCTAAAGTACAACCACCCATAATCCCTATAAAGAGACTCAGAATCAGAGAAGCTCCTGTGAAACTGGCAATTATGGTTAAAATGAACCCAAAGACTAATTGAGAAAAGAAGTTTGGCGAAGAAGAAAAAAGATCGCCTAAAAGATTATTTTTAGGAGCCATATACCAATTGTGGATTTTGGATTTTAGATTTTGAATTGGGAAAATCCTTAAATAAAGTAACTTATCCCAATTTAGTTGCAAAAACTATTCAGAAATTAATGCTTGTAATTGTGTCTCTAATGGTTGAGTAGTATCCAAAATTTGGAGATATGCTTGCTCTGTGTCTGTAAAAGGTTCAGCTTGGTTAAGTTGAGAAACCAACAAATCAGCAGTAGCATCAGCAATATCACCAGCACGATTAACAAGACGCTCTTGTAACACTTCTAAAGGTGCTGTACATTGGATAATTTTGAGAGGTAATTGATGTTGTTGTGCTTGAGATATGGCATCTTGGCGTAAATGCTGACGGTCATATTTAGCATCTAAAATCACCCTCCAACCTTGATTAGCTAGGATAATTCCTAGTGTCAACAACTTACCATAAGTCTTCTGTGTCATCTCAGGTGTATATATCTGATCACCACCACGTTCTAATAGAGGAATTCCCGCTAAATGCTTACGCACAGCATCTGAGCGCAAATGAACTGCCCCCAATTTCCGTGCCAAATATCTAGCTGTGGTACTTTTACCAGAACCTGACAAACCAGACATCAAAATCAGTTGTCCTTGTTTAGGTTTAGTATATTCCCAAGCTTGGTGATAATATGCAGATGCTGTTTTTGCAGCTTCATCCTTCACAGTCGCAGGTACAGTTGGATCATCTAACAAAAACGAAGTCACCTTAGCCCTGACATAAGCTTGACGACTCAAATACAAAGGTAACACCTGCAAACCTTCCCAATCTCCAGTTTGCTCTACATAAGCATTTAAGAAAGCATTTCCTAAATCTTGACGGCCTCGCGCTTCAATATCCATCACCGTAAACGCCACATCATACATAACATCAACAAAGCGGAACGGCTCATTAAACTCAATGCAGTCAAATAATAGTATTTTGTCATTCCACAGAGCAATATTTCTGAGGTGTAAATCTCCGTGACATTCACGAATGTAGTTATTGGCAATTCTGCTGGTAAATAATTCTGGATATTGAGCAAAAAACTTATCTGTATATTCTTTTGTTTGCTCAAACTGTTCTTGTGTTTGAGGTTTACCAATATATTTTTCAGTTTGCCCGTAATTTTCATCAATCGCTAACCGCACTTTTGGCACTTCTCCAAAGCTGCGAATATAATCATTACTCTCAGCTTGGGCATGGTATGCAGCTACCACTCGTCCCAAATTTTCTAAGTTACTCTCATTTAACTTACCCTCAGCAAAAAGTTCACTAAATAGAGACTCTTGAGGAAACTGACGCATTTTTAGTGTATAGTCTACAGTTTCTCCTATTCCATCTAAATGATATTGTTCTCCTACTAAAGTTACAGGTAAAACTTCTAAGTACAATTCACCTGCTCCCCGCTGATTTAAACGGAACTCTTCCTGACAAAAATGTTGGCGTTTTTCTAAAGTAGAGAAGTCTAAAAAGCCAAAATTTACAGGTTTTTTGAGTTTATAAACATAATCTCCAGTTAGCAATACGTAAGAAACATGAGTTTGAATGAGTTGAATTGGTTCTGTTACTGCATGAGGATAAAATCCGGGCTGTAACATTTGTTCAATGAGGGGAGAAAGATTTGTTTCTGTCATGGGTAATTGATAATTAGTAATGGGGCAAATTCCGAAATATTACCTGCTATGGGTAATTTAGCAACAAAAAAACCAGGGTTAACCCTGGTTCTATCAGTAATTATTACCTGAATTTTAGTCCTTATTACCAGCAAAAAAACTGAGGTGGTAGGTTGTACCCTTTGCTGGGTGAATTTGAACTTCACGAAGCACGGTTTTACCACTCCACTCAAGTTCAGGAATATCAAGTTGAATTTCTGTTTTGTTAGGAATAGCTTGCTTGAGAAGGCGTTCAACGACTTTAGCATTAACTACTAGAGAAATTGATTCAGTACCTTTGTGACCGTATAAATTTGCAGGTATTAAACCTGAACGGCGCAAAGCGTTTGGTTTGCTACCTTCTGGACGTTTTTGAGATTCGACTGTAATTGCCATAGTAGTTTTGAGTTGTGAGTTAGCAGTTGACTAATGACCGAGAACTGGTGCTATGCACTCAGTATAGATACGGCTGTACCGTCTGGATTTAACAGACCGCGTTTTGGTCCGTGAATAGGGTCTTCTACAATTATGGTTTGATCACGACTTGCTCCCAAGGAGACAATCGCAATCGGGACTTCCATCAATTCTGCTAAGAATTTAAGATAGTCTAGAGCTTGCTTTGGTAACTCTTCCAGGGTGCGACAGTGACTAGTTGACACCTGCCATCCTGGTAGGGTTTTGTAGATGGGACGACAACGCGCGAACTGACGAGCGCTGGTGGGGAAGTGTTCGCAGTGTTCACCATCAATTTCATAAGCTACACAAACATTGATTTCCTCTAATTCATCGAGAACATCAAGTTTAGTAATTGCTATACAATCCATACCGTTAATGCGGACTGCATAGCGACCAATAACCGCATCAAACCAACCACAGCGGCGTTTTCTGCCCGTTGTTGTGCCAAATTCTGCCCCGCGATCGCACAACAATTCTCCCACTTTTCCGTCCAATTCGGTGGGGAAAGGACCTTCACCTACTCTGGTTGTGTAAGCTTTGGAAACCCCAATTACCCGATCAATCATTGTTGGTCCCAACCCGCTACCAACACAAGCTCCTCCAGCTACAGGGTTTGAGGAGGTAACATAGGGATAAGTTCCATGATCCAAATCGAGAAGTGTACCTTGTGCGCCTTCAAATAAGATATTGCGCCGCCGTAAAACTGCATCATAAATTTTCAGCGAGGTATCTATCACATAAGGACGCAACCTTTCTGCATATCCTAAATACTCTGCAATTACTGCTTGAGGATCTAGAGGCGGCAGATTATACAGCTTTTCTAAAATGGTATTTTTATAGTTGATCGTCCACTCTAACTGCTCACGGAGTCCATCAGAGTCCATCAAGTCTAGCATTCTGATGCCTATACGTTCCGATTTATCAGCGTAGGTAGGACCAATACCTCTACCTGTAGTACCGATTTTATGATTTCCTCGTACTTCCTCTGATGCCTTGTCAATCATGCGATGGTAGGGCATGGTGACATGAGCCGTCTGAGATATGAGCAAATTAGCCGTGGAAATATTTAATTGTTCTAGTTGTTCGAGTTCTTTAATCAAAACCTGTGGATCTATGACTGTTCCACAGCCGATAATGCACTCGGTTTTTGGATATAAAATACCAGAGGGGATTAAGTGCAGCTTAAACGTCTGACCTTGGACTACGATTGTATGCCCAGCGTTCACTCCCCCTTGGTAACGTACCACCACATCTGCGGAGCGGCTGAGTAAGTCAGTTATTTTACCTTTTCCTTCATCGCCCCACTGGGCACCTATGACAATGACGTTAGCCAAGAGATTATATTAAAGGGTAAAGTTTCCACAAATTACAATTAATAACAGATTTATTGCTTCTTGTCAAGAAATTTGTAACTGAATAATCGATAATAATTACAAATTATCAAAAATTATCAAAATGACGCGCAAAAAATGCCTCTAAATTTATCCCGAACTCTTAACCGTCTTGGTGTTGACTACCAAAATCCTCGCTGGTGGTCTGATGTATTAATTATTGGCATTAGTTACCACATAGTTTCTTGGTTAGTGCTAAAAAAAATGCCTATTTCTCAATACGGTACTCCCGTTTGGCCGGGTACAGGATTTGCGATTGGATTTTTGCTATTGTGGGGGCGATCGCGTTGGTTCGGTATATTTTTAGGAGCAACATCTGGCAATTATATTGTTATGGAACCTCTGGTTCTGGCTGTCGTGGGCGGTCTTGGGACTACTTTTGGCTCGCTGATCTCAGTAACGCTTATTCTCAGATTAACAGGTACAAATTATTTTTTAAACCAAGTTAATCATGTTGTCATTTTCTCTTTTTGTAGTTTGTTTACGGGAACTGTTTTACAATGCCTAGTAGGTGTAATGACAGTTTGTTTAGGTGGTTATGAACTCTGGAGTAAGTATTTAGAAGTTTTCTGGGGTCGGTGGATTGGTGATTCGATAGGAATTTTAGTATTTGCTCCACTAATCTTAACTTGGTCTAGAAAAATTAAGGATTTTCAAGTTAAATATTGGCTAGATAGAGAACTATTAATTACGATTTTCAGTTTAATTATTCTCAGCTACTTTACTTTTATTAAATCCCAACCTATCGAATATTTACTTTTACCACCTTTGCTTTGGTCGGCTTTTCGCTTGGGTGGGAAAATAACTACATTGTTAACCACAATTGTGGCTATGGTAGCTGCCATTGCCACTAGTTATAAAATGGGTATTTTTTATGAAGTATCCTTAAAAAGTAATTCTATTTTATTATTACAGTTATTTATCGGTGTAATTGCTGTAACTGTGATGACTATGTTAGCTATTGTTGAGGAAAATCACCAGGCTAAACTCAATTTAGAAATAGCTAATACAGAATTAGAACAACGGGTTTTTGACCGCACCAGAGATTTACAAGAAAGTGAAGTTAAGGCTAAGGAATTAGCAAGTAAAGCTGAAGCTGCCAACCAAGCTAAGAGTGCATTTATTGCCAATATGAGTCATGAATTACGCTCTCCGTTAAATGCAGTTATTGGATTTTCGCAACTGATGTTACGGGCTAATAATCTCCCCCCAGACCAGTATGAAAATGCTGGCATTATTTATCGTAGTGGTGATTATTTACTAACTCTAATTAATCATATTCTTGATTTATCGAAAATAGAAGCTGGTAAAACAACTCTCAATCTCAACGACTTTGACCTCTATCGCTTGCTGGATGATTTAGAAGATATGTTACATTTGCGGGCTAATGATGCCGGCTTAGAACTGATATTCAAGCGTAGTTCAACTGTCCCCCGTTTTATCTGCACCGATGAAGTAAAACTACGTCAGGTTTTAATTAATTTACTGAGTAATGCCCTCAAATTTACCCCTACTGGAGGATCAATTGTTCTGAATGTGGAAAAAGGCAATGAAGAAACAGAGGATGTTTTTCACCTCAACTTCTGTCTTCGTGATACTGGTGTGGGTATTGCACCTGCGGAACTGCCAAAATTATTTGATGCTTTTATTCAAGCCCAAGCTGGAAGAGAAATGCAGGAAGGAACTGGTTTAGGTTTAGCAATTAGTCGGAAATTTGTGCTGTTGATGGAAGGGGATATTAACGTTGAAAGTGAATTAGGAAAAGGAACAACTTTCCAATTCTATATTCAGACAAAATTGGGTCAAGAAACAAACAGCAATAGTACAGAAGGGCGGCAGCGTGTGTTATCACTTGCTCCTGGTCAGCCTACTTACAAAATTCTCACAGTGGATGATAAACCTATTAATAGACAGCTTTTATTTAAACTTCTCAGTCCTTTGGGATTTGAGATCAAAGAAGCTTGTAATGGACAAGAAGCAATAACTATTTGGGATGAATGGGAACCCCATTTGATTTGGATGGATATGCGGATGCCTGTCATGGATGGTTATGAAGCGACAAAATATATCAAATCCACAACCAAAGGCAATGCTACAGCGGTGATAGCTTTAACTGCTAGTGTTTTAGAAGAAGAAAAAGCCATAGTTCTTTCTGCTG contains the following coding sequences:
- a CDS encoding MASE1 domain-containing protein; the protein is MPLNLSRTLNRLGVDYQNPRWWSDVLIIGISYHIVSWLVLKKMPISQYGTPVWPGTGFAIGFLLLWGRSRWFGIFLGATSGNYIVMEPLVLAVVGGLGTTFGSLISVTLILRLTGTNYFLNQVNHVVIFSFCSLFTGTVLQCLVGVMTVCLGGYELWSKYLEVFWGRWIGDSIGILVFAPLILTWSRKIKDFQVKYWLDRELLITIFSLIILSYFTFIKSQPIEYLLLPPLLWSAFRLGGKITTLLTTIVAMVAAIATSYKMGIFYEVSLKSNSILLLQLFIGVIAVTVMTMLAIVEENHQAKLNLEIANTELEQRVFDRTRDLQESEVKAKELASKAEAANQAKSAFIANMSHELRSPLNAVIGFSQLMLRANNLPPDQYENAGIIYRSGDYLLTLINHILDLSKIEAGKTTLNLNDFDLYRLLDDLEDMLHLRANDAGLELIFKRSSTVPRFICTDEVKLRQVLINLLSNALKFTPTGGSIVLNVEKGNEETEDVFHLNFCLRDTGVGIAPAELPKLFDAFIQAQAGREMQEGTGLGLAISRKFVLLMEGDINVESELGKGTTFQFYIQTKLGQETNSNSTEGRQRVLSLAPGQPTYKILTVDDKPINRQLLFKLLSPLGFEIKEACNGQEAITIWDEWEPHLIWMDMRMPVMDGYEATKYIKSTTKGNATAVIALTASVLEEEKAIVLSAGCDDFLRKPFAEHTIFDALAKHLGVKYIFAENHSEKSEPIEEKSLTSDSLSFMDQEWINQFYEAALEANTNLVMELVKEIPKTESFLILSLTKLARQFEFEKLVYLAEPLINNE
- a CDS encoding ferredoxin-thioredoxin reductase variable chain is translated as MKVGDRIRVKESVVVYHHPEHRGQAFDLKGTEGEINAIVTQWKDRPVSANFPLLVQFSKKFKAHLRENEIEII
- the rplY gene encoding 50S ribosomal protein L25, translating into MAITVESQKRPEGSKPNALRRSGLIPANLYGHKGTESISLVVNAKVVERLLKQAIPNKTEIQLDIPELEWSGKTVLREVQIHPAKGTTYHLSFFAGNKD
- a CDS encoding YdcF family protein produces the protein MFLYLSKLLPLFFYPLGLASLSLIVALVTLWKRPRVAAMAISLSLILLLVCSNAWVAKNLVRSLEWQNIPAAEVPASEAIVVLGGATKSGIWPRPTVDLSESGDRVIYAAQLYLQKKAPMIILSGGRIDWRGSGSPESADMATILTSIGIPSQVIIQEPDSLNTYQNAVNVKKILEYRGIKQVLLITSAMHMPRSLKIFQRQGIDVIPAPTDFLVSRGELQELVSTPKAAILNLLPDTDSLNQFTSALKEYIGYFVYSLRGWL
- a CDS encoding adenylosuccinate synthase, producing MANVIVIGAQWGDEGKGKITDLLSRSADVVVRYQGGVNAGHTIVVQGQTFKLHLIPSGILYPKTECIIGCGTVIDPQVLIKELEQLEQLNISTANLLISQTAHVTMPYHRMIDKASEEVRGNHKIGTTGRGIGPTYADKSERIGIRMLDLMDSDGLREQLEWTINYKNTILEKLYNLPPLDPQAVIAEYLGYAERLRPYVIDTSLKIYDAVLRRRNILFEGAQGTLLDLDHGTYPYVTSSNPVAGGACVGSGLGPTMIDRVIGVSKAYTTRVGEGPFPTELDGKVGELLCDRGAEFGTTTGRKRRCGWFDAVIGRYAVRINGMDCIAITKLDVLDELEEINVCVAYEIDGEHCEHFPTSARQFARCRPIYKTLPGWQVSTSHCRTLEELPKQALDYLKFLAELMEVPIAIVSLGASRDQTIIVEDPIHGPKRGLLNPDGTAVSILSA
- a CDS encoding AAA family ATPase, producing MTETNLSPLIEQMLQPGFYPHAVTEPIQLIQTHVSYVLLTGDYVYKLKKPVNFGFLDFSTLEKRQHFCQEEFRLNQRGAGELYLEVLPVTLVGEQYHLDGIGETVDYTLKMRQFPQESLFSELFAEGKLNESNLENLGRVVAAYHAQAESNDYIRSFGEVPKVRLAIDENYGQTEKYIGKPQTQEQFEQTKEYTDKFFAQYPELFTSRIANNYIRECHGDLHLRNIALWNDKILLFDCIEFNEPFRFVDVMYDVAFTVMDIEARGRQDLGNAFLNAYVEQTGDWEGLQVLPLYLSRQAYVRAKVTSFLLDDPTVPATVKDEAAKTASAYYHQAWEYTKPKQGQLILMSGLSGSGKSTTARYLARKLGAVHLRSDAVRKHLAGIPLLERGGDQIYTPEMTQKTYGKLLTLGIILANQGWRVILDAKYDRQHLRQDAISQAQQHQLPLKIIQCTAPLEVLQERLVNRAGDIADATADLLVSQLNQAEPFTDTEQAYLQILDTTQPLETQLQALISE